The bacterium genome contains a region encoding:
- a CDS encoding MiaB/RimO family radical SAM methylthiotransferase, giving the protein MTFNNNPGPKGPGIFSFITLGCKSNQYDSAAMAAELELAGLSRGSVSEAHVIVVNTCMVTGPTEAQCRKAIRQARRANAGAKLVVSGCMTSGARETIETMEEVDLVIEPSEKGMLPGLLGIAGSVGWWDWPEDPAVDLGDRDRGFLKLQDGCNANCTYCVVPLARGRSRSLKPDLALGAVGRLMDRGVSEVVLSGIHLGQYGADLQPVSGLEDLLARLLENGLPGRLRLSSIEPLEITPRLVETMANAGGRRICRHIHIPLQSGSNRVLKEMGRPYLGAHFADAVRLLRNSIPGIGIGCDVICGFPGESEEDFNKTHDLVEKLQIPFIHAFPFSPRAGTKAAAVNDDVPHQVKKKRVLLMRELAQTNWHLFASSFVGEVLQTAIESTRDDFGRLLGLSDNYLRVAVRTPHEGVIPGRIVDVLIERTDGDILEGRLMDS; this is encoded by the coding sequence ATGACATTCAATAATAATCCGGGTCCGAAGGGGCCCGGTATTTTTTCTTTCATAACCCTGGGATGTAAAAGCAACCAGTACGATTCTGCTGCCATGGCAGCAGAACTTGAATTGGCGGGACTTTCCAGAGGATCTGTCAGTGAAGCCCACGTGATCGTTGTAAACACCTGTATGGTTACCGGACCCACAGAAGCCCAGTGCCGTAAGGCGATACGCCAGGCGAGGAGGGCCAACGCCGGGGCTAAGCTGGTCGTTTCCGGATGTATGACTTCCGGAGCAAGAGAAACGATCGAGACCATGGAAGAGGTTGATCTTGTCATTGAGCCTTCAGAAAAGGGGATGCTGCCGGGACTGCTGGGGATAGCCGGTTCAGTTGGATGGTGGGATTGGCCCGAGGATCCGGCGGTGGATCTGGGCGACCGGGATCGTGGTTTTCTGAAGCTTCAGGATGGATGTAACGCCAACTGCACTTACTGTGTCGTCCCTCTTGCAAGAGGGAGGTCGCGAAGCCTTAAACCTGACCTGGCCCTTGGCGCGGTTGGCCGGCTCATGGATCGGGGAGTTTCCGAGGTCGTACTTTCAGGGATACATCTCGGTCAGTATGGAGCTGATCTTCAGCCGGTGTCCGGTCTGGAAGATCTTCTTGCCAGGCTCCTTGAAAACGGTTTACCTGGAAGGCTCAGGCTGAGCAGTATCGAACCTCTGGAGATAACACCCCGGCTGGTGGAAACCATGGCAAACGCGGGTGGCCGCCGCATCTGCAGGCACATTCACATTCCCCTTCAAAGCGGCAGCAACCGGGTCCTCAAAGAGATGGGCAGGCCATACCTGGGCGCCCATTTCGCCGATGCGGTTCGCCTTTTGAGAAATTCCATTCCCGGGATCGGGATCGGGTGTGATGTGATCTGTGGATTTCCGGGTGAATCGGAGGAGGACTTTAACAAGACTCATGATCTGGTTGAAAAGCTTCAGATCCCTTTCATCCATGCCTTTCCCTTTTCCCCCAGGGCGGGTACCAAAGCGGCTGCCGTGAATGATGATGTTCCCCACCAGGTCAAAAAAAAGAGGGTTTTACTGATGAGAGAGTTAGCCCAGACCAACTGGCACCTCTTTGCCAGCTCATTTGTGGGGGAGGTACTTCAGACAGCAATCGAAAGCACAAGGGACGATTTTGGGCGATTGCTGGGTCTGTCAGATAATTACCTCAGAGTGGCTGTAAGGACTCCCCACGAAGGGGTGATCCCTGGCCGGATCGTTGATGTCCTCATAGAACGGACAGATGGGGATATTCTTGAAGGACGTTTGATGGACTCGTAA